One Actinomadura viridis genomic region harbors:
- a CDS encoding nuclease-related domain-containing protein, giving the protein MAIRERDNTEESRGRSRETSTGRPPFGRPPGRESYGELLKDPRVRPWLERAAAALAIVLVGTIVFSFRIGLTVAVLAVIADVVRRSRKGTSVDAWKKSSAAERRTEKQLRSLRKGGYRVLHARAVPRDDEGVSDGRIDHLVIGPSGVYAIDSEKWDKRLPVRTLSHRKLFHGPFNKKDRLDEARWEADQASKIIAKRVGFEVPVQASVAIYGPSIPWKVMRVRDVDVYAGNRARGYLRRRPRILTESDVERIYQAAEESLPPKYPTDLDAPAE; this is encoded by the coding sequence ATGGCGATCAGGGAGCGGGACAACACCGAGGAATCGCGGGGACGGTCCCGCGAGACGTCCACCGGCCGCCCGCCCTTCGGCCGGCCGCCGGGCCGCGAGTCCTACGGCGAACTACTCAAGGATCCGCGGGTCCGCCCCTGGCTGGAGCGCGCCGCGGCGGCGCTCGCGATCGTGCTGGTCGGCACGATCGTCTTCTCGTTCAGGATCGGGCTCACCGTGGCGGTCCTGGCCGTCATCGCCGACGTCGTCCGCCGGTCCCGCAAGGGCACCAGCGTGGACGCGTGGAAGAAGTCCTCGGCCGCCGAGCGGCGCACGGAGAAGCAGCTGCGCTCGCTGCGCAAGGGCGGCTACCGGGTGCTGCACGCGCGGGCCGTCCCGCGCGACGACGAGGGCGTCAGCGACGGCCGGATCGACCATCTGGTGATCGGCCCCAGCGGCGTGTACGCCATCGACTCGGAGAAGTGGGACAAGCGGCTGCCCGTGCGGACCCTCTCCCACCGCAAGCTCTTCCACGGCCCCTTCAACAAGAAGGACCGGCTGGACGAGGCGCGCTGGGAGGCCGACCAGGCCAGCAAGATCATCGCGAAGCGGGTGGGCTTCGAGGTGCCCGTCCAGGCGTCGGTGGCCATCTACGGGCCGTCCATCCCGTGGAAGGTGATGCGCGTCCGGGACGTCGACGTCTACGCGGGCAACCGGGCGCGCGGCTACCTGCGCCGCCGCCCCAGGATCCTGACCGAGAGCGACGTCGAGCGCATCTACCAGGCGGCCGAGGAGTCGCTGCCGCCCAAGTACCCCACTGACCTGGACGCCCCCGCGGAGTAG
- the ilvD gene encoding dihydroxy-acid dehydratase has protein sequence MPPLRSRTVTHGRNMVGARALMRASGVAREDFGKPIVAVANSYTQFVPGHVHLREVGDMVAAAVSEAGGVPREFNTIAVDDGIAMGHGGMLYSLPSRELIADAVEYMVNAHCADAMICVSNCDKITPGMLIAAMRLNIPAVFVSGGPMEAGKPLEGVLNGNKLDLIDPMIASADASVSDETLAQMEEAACPTCGSCSGMFTANSMNCLTEAIGLALPGNGTVLATHTARKRLYADAGRTVVEIAKRYYEQDDASVLPLNIATRDAFENAMALDIAMGGSTNTILHLLAAAHEGGVDFGLKEIDELSRRVPCVCKLAPATGKYHVEDCHRAGGIPALLGELDRAGLLNRAVHTIHSASLPEFLSAWDVRSPDVLPEAVEMYHAAPGGVRTTQASGQSARWESLDLDRAEGCIRDAEHAYTTDGGLAVLYGNIAPDGAIVKTAGVEEELWTFTGPAVVFESQEDAVEGILGDKVREGDVVVIRYEGPKGGPGMQEMLYPTSFLKGRGLGKACALITDGRFSGGTSGLSIGHASPEAAAGGAIALVETGDRIVIDIPRRSIELDVPDAELAARRERLVAELGGYRPRDRQRPVTAALQAYAAMTTSASTGAARDITQLAGH, from the coding sequence ATGCCCCCGCTCAGGTCACGTACGGTCACTCACGGCAGGAACATGGTGGGCGCCCGCGCCCTCATGCGGGCCAGCGGCGTAGCGCGGGAGGACTTCGGCAAGCCGATCGTGGCGGTCGCCAACAGCTACACCCAGTTCGTCCCCGGCCACGTCCATCTGCGCGAGGTCGGCGACATGGTCGCCGCCGCCGTGAGCGAGGCCGGCGGCGTCCCCCGCGAGTTCAACACGATCGCCGTGGACGACGGCATCGCCATGGGGCACGGCGGGATGCTGTACTCGCTGCCGTCCCGCGAGCTGATCGCCGACGCGGTCGAGTACATGGTCAACGCGCACTGCGCGGACGCGATGATCTGCGTCTCCAACTGCGACAAGATCACGCCGGGGATGCTGATCGCCGCGATGCGGCTGAACATCCCGGCGGTCTTCGTCTCGGGCGGGCCGATGGAGGCCGGCAAGCCGCTCGAAGGCGTGCTCAACGGCAACAAGCTCGACCTGATCGACCCCATGATCGCCTCCGCCGACGCCTCGGTGTCCGACGAGACCCTGGCGCAGATGGAGGAGGCCGCCTGCCCGACCTGCGGGTCCTGCTCGGGCATGTTCACCGCCAACTCCATGAACTGCCTGACCGAGGCGATCGGGCTGGCGCTGCCCGGCAACGGCACCGTCCTGGCCACCCACACCGCCCGCAAGCGGCTGTACGCCGACGCCGGCCGCACCGTCGTGGAGATCGCCAAGCGCTACTACGAGCAGGACGACGCGTCGGTCCTGCCGCTGAACATCGCCACCAGGGACGCGTTCGAGAACGCCATGGCCCTCGACATCGCCATGGGCGGGTCGACCAACACGATCCTGCACCTGCTGGCGGCGGCGCACGAGGGCGGCGTCGACTTCGGCCTCAAGGAGATCGACGAGCTGTCCCGCCGGGTGCCGTGCGTCTGCAAGCTCGCCCCGGCCACCGGCAAGTACCACGTCGAGGACTGCCACCGGGCCGGCGGCATCCCCGCGCTGCTGGGCGAGCTCGACCGGGCCGGGCTGCTCAACCGGGCCGTCCACACGATCCACTCCGCGTCGCTGCCGGAGTTCCTGTCCGCCTGGGACGTCCGCTCACCGGACGTGCTGCCCGAGGCCGTGGAGATGTACCACGCGGCGCCCGGCGGGGTCCGCACTACCCAGGCCTCCGGCCAGAGCGCCCGGTGGGAGTCGCTCGACCTGGACCGCGCGGAGGGCTGCATCCGGGACGCCGAGCACGCCTACACCACCGACGGCGGCCTGGCCGTGCTGTACGGCAACATCGCCCCCGACGGCGCGATCGTGAAGACCGCCGGCGTCGAGGAGGAGCTGTGGACCTTCACCGGCCCGGCGGTCGTCTTCGAGAGCCAGGAGGACGCGGTCGAGGGCATCCTCGGTGACAAGGTGCGCGAGGGCGACGTCGTCGTCATCCGCTACGAGGGCCCCAAGGGCGGCCCCGGCATGCAGGAGATGCTCTACCCGACCAGCTTCCTGAAGGGCCGGGGCCTGGGCAAGGCGTGCGCGCTCATCACCGACGGCCGTTTCTCCGGCGGCACCAGCGGCCTGTCCATCGGCCACGCCTCGCCGGAGGCGGCCGCGGGCGGCGCGATCGCGCTGGTGGAGACGGGCGACCGGATCGTGATCGACATCCCGCGCCGCTCGATCGAGCTGGACGTCCCGGACGCCGAGCTGGCCGCCCGGCGCGAGCGGCTGGTGGCCGAACTGGGCGGTTACCGGCCGCGTGACCGGCAGCGCCCGGTGACCGCCGCGCTCCAGGCGTACGCGGCGATGACCACGTCCGCGTCCACCGGCGCCGCCCGCGATATCACCCAGCTCGCCGGGCACTGA
- a CDS encoding FmdB family zinc ribbon protein, giving the protein MPRYDYRCRACGSTFEVARPMSEASAPAPCPDGHDDTVKLLSTVAVTGTARGGAPAPPPSPGGGGGCCGGGCCG; this is encoded by the coding sequence GTGCCACGTTATGACTACCGCTGCCGTGCCTGCGGCTCGACCTTCGAGGTCGCGCGCCCGATGAGCGAGGCGTCCGCGCCCGCCCCCTGCCCCGACGGCCACGACGACACCGTCAAGCTGCTGTCCACGGTCGCCGTCACCGGAACGGCGCGCGGCGGGGCCCCGGCCCCGCCCCCGTCGCCGGGCGGCGGCGGGGGCTGCTGCGGCGGAGGCTGCTGCGGCTGA
- a CDS encoding HNH endonuclease yields the protein MRQVLLLNATYEPLTTLPLRRAVCLVLREKAEVVHSDASGAILHSATMSIEVPSVIRLRRYVRIPFRTRVPLTRMALMRRDNFRCAYCGHRAETIDHVQPRSRGGKHVWENCVASCTTCNHRKADRLLEEIGWTLKVTPGVPRGAHWRLIGVINDGDPQWAPYVTEPAA from the coding sequence ATGAGACAGGTCCTCCTCCTCAACGCGACCTACGAACCGCTGACGACGCTCCCGCTGCGGCGGGCCGTCTGCCTCGTCCTCAGGGAGAAGGCGGAGGTCGTCCACAGCGACGCCTCGGGTGCGATCCTGCACTCGGCCACCATGTCCATCGAGGTCCCCTCCGTCATACGGCTTCGCCGGTACGTGCGGATCCCGTTCCGCACCCGGGTGCCGCTGACCCGGATGGCGCTGATGCGCCGCGACAACTTCCGCTGCGCCTACTGCGGCCACCGCGCCGAGACGATCGACCACGTCCAGCCGCGCAGCCGCGGCGGCAAGCACGTCTGGGAGAACTGCGTCGCCTCCTGCACGACGTGCAACCACCGCAAGGCCGACCGTCTCCTGGAGGAGATCGGGTGGACCCTCAAGGTCACGCCCGGTGTCCCCCGTGGTGCGCACTGGAGGCTCATCGGCGTCATCAACGACGGCGACCCCCAGTGGGCTCCCTACGTCACCGAACCCGCCGCCTGA